In one Mucilaginibacter ginsenosidivorax genomic region, the following are encoded:
- a CDS encoding SWIM zinc finger family protein, with amino-acid sequence MSETITYQYSQPSTLKKSTLTDELFLAKYSEVQKNNAPCFFWGQLTDPYTVARCLLTLSNVVKSSFSLSPFELAMLKDPIVTAGNEKIRFEGFSHCAGVYARVDILGDGHDGEFLDNGTTNVDFNQPMLAALSNIRRSEKVLLSVGRKEVALHREGEKVVERKVPLPTKWIKGLTSVQMFLAGSEKVHSFNRLQALQLFKTIPLGKPKTDYYLITRGGKPMFSPVKSGDAITVGGVHRLKLIEPLLAIADELRVFPHATMQSTTWQIYIGPVRFSLSISRDAWRGFSGEGAALESLIEDVPDNWVESLDNYSYANQEFNPTLLAVNEGLDMQKVDNITGRLSAIGLLGYDLDENNFFYRRLPFKLSRIMSLNPRLKDAEKLLQEGKVQITKQQDDKVEARVEGSGVHHMVVLNGDKAQCTCTWFSKNQGERGICKHILAVKKKLAN; translated from the coding sequence TAAAAAAGTCGACATTAACCGACGAACTTTTTTTGGCCAAATACAGCGAGGTACAAAAAAATAATGCCCCCTGCTTTTTCTGGGGACAACTTACCGACCCGTATACCGTGGCCCGTTGCCTGCTAACGCTCTCCAACGTGGTAAAATCGAGCTTTAGCCTGTCGCCGTTTGAGCTGGCTATGCTTAAAGACCCTATTGTAACGGCCGGCAACGAAAAGATCCGCTTTGAGGGATTTTCGCACTGCGCGGGGGTGTATGCCCGGGTAGATATTTTGGGCGACGGGCACGATGGCGAGTTTTTGGATAACGGCACCACCAATGTCGATTTTAACCAGCCCATGCTGGCGGCGCTAAGCAATATCCGCCGAAGCGAAAAAGTACTGCTATCAGTAGGCCGAAAAGAAGTGGCCCTGCACCGCGAAGGCGAAAAGGTGGTAGAGCGCAAAGTGCCCCTGCCTACCAAATGGATAAAAGGGCTTACCTCGGTACAAATGTTTTTGGCCGGATCGGAAAAGGTGCACAGTTTTAACCGCCTCCAGGCCTTGCAGCTGTTTAAAACCATCCCGCTGGGCAAACCCAAAACAGATTATTATTTGATAACCCGCGGCGGCAAACCCATGTTTTCGCCCGTAAAATCGGGCGATGCCATTACGGTTGGCGGTGTGCACCGGTTAAAACTGATAGAGCCCCTGCTGGCCATTGCCGATGAGCTGCGGGTGTTTCCGCATGCTACCATGCAATCAACCACCTGGCAAATTTATATTGGGCCAGTACGGTTTAGCCTGTCCATTTCACGCGATGCCTGGCGGGGCTTCTCGGGCGAGGGCGCCGCGCTTGAATCATTGATAGAAGATGTGCCTGATAACTGGGTAGAATCGCTGGATAACTACAGCTATGCCAACCAGGAGTTTAACCCTACCCTGCTGGCCGTAAACGAAGGCCTGGATATGCAAAAGGTAGATAACATTACCGGCCGCCTCTCGGCCATTGGCTTGCTGGGCTACGATCTGGATGAGAACAACTTTTTTTACCGCCGCCTACCCTTTAAGCTTAGCCGCATCATGAGCCTTAACCCGCGTTTAAAGGATGCCGAAAAGCTTTTGCAAGAAGGCAAGGTACAGATAACCAAACAACAGGATGATAAGGTAGAAGCCCGTGTGGAAGGCAGCGGCGTACACCACATGGTTGTATTAAACGGCGATAAAGCCCAGTGCACCTGTACCTGGTTTAGTAAAAACCAGGGCGAGCGGGGCATTTGCAAACATATTTTAGCAGTTAAAAAAAAGCTGGCCAACTAA